From the genome of Caminibacter pacificus, one region includes:
- a CDS encoding molybdopterin-binding protein, with protein sequence MAKKIRVEDAVGQVLLHDITKVDGDKFKGRIFKKGHVIREEDIPVLKDVGKDHIYVFEIKEDEIHENDAAYILADALMGENTYHSKEVKEGKLTIYSDVFGVCKIDVEKLNEFNSIGEPSCPTIYNNTVVKKGDKLAAVRIISLVAPKAEVEKAAKIAKEAGGIVKVVPFTPKKAGLIVTGNEVYKGRIKDKFEEKLRPKLKKLLCEIEEKVILPDDQAQIRDKIKEFAQKYDLVILTGGTSVDPDDVTYKAIHEAGVKNYIRGNPIQPGNMLTMGWIEDTPVVAVPAAALFFKRTAFDIWLPRLLIGEVISKEEVIKRAHGGLLEAVNGEIP encoded by the coding sequence ATGGCTAAAAAAATAAGAGTCGAGGATGCCGTAGGTCAGGTATTGTTACATGATATCACCAAAGTCGACGGTGATAAATTCAAAGGAAGAATTTTCAAAAAAGGCCACGTAATAAGAGAAGAGGATATTCCCGTTTTAAAAGACGTGGGAAAAGACCACATCTACGTTTTTGAGATAAAAGAAGACGAAATCCACGAAAACGACGCGGCATATATCTTAGCCGACGCGTTAATGGGTGAAAACACTTATCATTCAAAAGAGGTAAAAGAAGGAAAATTAACAATCTATTCCGATGTATTCGGTGTATGTAAAATAGACGTAGAAAAACTAAACGAGTTTAATTCGATAGGAGAGCCGAGCTGTCCTACTATTTATAACAATACGGTAGTAAAAAAAGGCGATAAATTAGCGGCCGTTAGAATCATCTCGCTTGTGGCGCCAAAAGCCGAAGTCGAAAAAGCCGCAAAAATCGCAAAAGAAGCGGGAGGAATCGTAAAAGTAGTGCCTTTTACGCCTAAAAAAGCGGGACTTATCGTCACCGGAAACGAAGTATATAAAGGCAGAATAAAAGACAAATTCGAAGAAAAACTTCGCCCGAAATTAAAAAAGCTATTATGCGAAATCGAAGAAAAGGTGATTTTACCCGACGACCAAGCTCAAATAAGAGACAAAATCAAAGAGTTCGCACAAAAATACGACCTCGTAATCCTAACAGGCGGCACATCCGTAGACCCTGATGATGTAACGTATAAAGCTATCCACGAAGCCGGAGTTAAAAATTACATTAGAGGAAATCCTATTCAGCCGGGAAATATGCTGACTATGGGATGGATAGAAGATACGCCGGTTGTTGCCGTACCTGCGGCGGCTTTGTTTTTTAAAAGAACGGCTTTTGATATATGGCTACCAAGACTTTTAATAGGTGAAGTTATCAGCAAAGAAGAAGTTATCAAAAGAGCGCACGGAGGACTTTTAGAAGCGGTAAATGGGGAAATACCTTAA
- the nspC gene encoding carboxynorspermidine decarboxylase, giving the protein MNIKTPAYVIEEELLEKNLKILDRVQKEAGCKILVALKGYATWATFDLLEKYLAGATASGLWEAKLAQMKPWEVHTYCPAFKEDEIDEVADISHTVVFNSFNQLERFEDRVKNKALIGLRVNPGVSSSPVPLYDPCAPYSRLGITKENFRADKLQNVSGLHFHALCEQLDSALERTLEGFEKLYGEYLKDMEWVNFGGGHHITREGYNVENLIRMIKEFKNRYPNIKDVYLEPGEAVGLNAGYLVAEVLDIIDNGMKIAILDTSAEAHMPDVLAMPYRPNVRGAGKPGEKKYTYRFGGVTCLAGDVIGDYSFDEPLKIGDKVIFEDMAIYTMVKNTAFNGIRLPSIVIKRKDGSLWTTREFHFEDFRDRLS; this is encoded by the coding sequence ATGAATATAAAAACACCGGCTTATGTTATTGAAGAAGAACTTCTTGAAAAAAACCTAAAAATTCTTGATAGAGTACAAAAAGAGGCGGGTTGTAAAATTTTGGTGGCTTTAAAAGGTTATGCTACTTGGGCGACGTTCGATTTGCTTGAAAAATATTTGGCTGGCGCTACTGCAAGCGGACTTTGGGAAGCAAAACTTGCTCAAATGAAGCCTTGGGAAGTGCATACGTATTGTCCTGCGTTTAAAGAGGACGAAATAGATGAAGTAGCCGATATTTCCCATACGGTTGTTTTCAATAGTTTTAATCAGCTTGAGAGATTTGAGGATAGAGTAAAGAACAAAGCTTTGATAGGGCTTAGGGTAAATCCGGGAGTTTCAAGCTCGCCCGTGCCTTTATACGACCCGTGCGCTCCTTATAGTCGTCTTGGAATTACAAAAGAAAACTTTAGAGCCGATAAACTACAAAATGTCAGCGGACTTCATTTTCACGCTCTTTGCGAGCAGCTTGACAGCGCTCTTGAGAGAACGCTTGAGGGGTTTGAAAAGCTCTACGGCGAATATCTAAAAGATATGGAGTGGGTAAATTTCGGAGGCGGTCATCACATTACGCGTGAGGGATATAACGTAGAGAATCTTATAAGAATGATAAAAGAGTTTAAAAACAGATATCCTAACATTAAAGACGTATATTTAGAACCCGGCGAAGCGGTAGGGCTAAATGCCGGATATTTGGTAGCCGAGGTGCTTGATATTATCGATAACGGAATGAAAATAGCCATTCTCGATACTTCTGCCGAGGCTCATATGCCCGACGTCCTTGCTATGCCTTATCGTCCTAACGTAAGAGGGGCTGGGAAACCGGGAGAGAAAAAATATACTTACAGATTCGGCGGGGTTACGTGTCTTGCCGGTGATGTTATAGGGGATTACAGTTTTGATGAGCCTTTAAAAATCGGAGATAAAGTTATTTTTGAAGATATGGCTATTTATACAATGGTGAAAAATACGGCGTTTAACGGTATAAGACTTCCTAGTATCGTTATCAAAAGAAAAGACGGCTCTTTATGGACTACAAGAGAGTTTCATTTCGAAGATTTCAGAGACAGACTAAGCTAA
- a CDS encoding EAL domain-containing protein — protein MQRIIQNKKILLFLITLQEAFIAIIPFFILTGILTLLNILIQYFHIKLFFISPEHFSLFTKTIQSYTSIIPTISIAYFFAKRIKISEIMAILLSVTTFITIVFYEHPAFPLELPYGFTAATVTNPIIATIFLKYLYPVFSLDIKANDGKHYAYRLFNYLFVFFIAYFATMITYIAIDFVMDYLIDELNPFNLDLPGIVLLVIRNLLVQIFWFFGMHGEHMVNALFGKELLFKEMFPNLTYGEFQRIFVNIGGAGIGLAILISLLITAKDKTIKKIALISSPFTIFNIDNILIFLVIVFNRFLLIPFILLPIMNILIAYISIKIFNIHFTKYYVVWSMPVFFDAYLKSHCITAMILQMFLLALDVFIYTHFMKKFFSSQSILTHASALEHNLEIETELRAKEDIKAFQANQELIDANFKIREVIDNLNKEKLFIYYQPKVDIKNNKVEKFEALIRYNDNGKIKGPYFLDIIEKAGLAPIIDIWVCKQVKKDIEKFRKLGFYPILSVNLHPDTLKSTDAISKILDILKDENIMFEIIERSFVDKTAVRNINRLKSSGFGLSIDDYGVGYSSLETLIKYKIDELKLDKTLIDKIESHRGYLICSHTIHLCKEIGIEVVAEGVETQKQLEILKNLGVDLIQGYIFAPALPLNKAVKFAKEFEKLHLKLSRA, from the coding sequence TTGCAACGAATTATTCAAAACAAAAAAATTCTTCTGTTTTTAATAACCCTTCAAGAAGCTTTTATTGCTATTATTCCTTTTTTCATATTAACGGGTATTTTAACTCTTTTAAATATTTTAATTCAGTATTTTCACATCAAACTCTTTTTTATATCTCCGGAACATTTTTCTTTATTTACCAAAACAATCCAATCATACACATCTATCATACCTACCATTTCTATTGCTTATTTTTTTGCAAAAAGAATAAAAATATCCGAAATTATGGCAATTTTACTCTCAGTCACCACTTTTATCACTATAGTTTTTTACGAACATCCCGCATTTCCTCTCGAACTACCGTACGGATTTACCGCCGCAACCGTTACAAACCCGATAATTGCCACTATTTTTTTAAAATATCTTTATCCCGTATTTTCTTTAGATATAAAAGCCAACGACGGTAAACATTACGCTTATAGACTATTTAATTATTTATTCGTTTTTTTTATAGCGTATTTTGCAACAATGATTACCTACATCGCTATCGATTTCGTAATGGATTATTTAATCGACGAATTAAACCCTTTCAACCTTGATTTACCAGGAATAGTACTTCTTGTAATAAGAAACCTATTAGTTCAAATATTCTGGTTTTTCGGAATGCACGGAGAGCATATGGTAAATGCGCTTTTTGGAAAAGAATTACTTTTTAAAGAGATGTTTCCTAATCTCACTTACGGCGAATTTCAAAGAATATTCGTTAATATCGGAGGAGCCGGTATAGGGCTTGCCATACTGATATCGTTACTTATTACCGCAAAAGATAAAACAATCAAAAAAATAGCATTAATTTCCTCTCCTTTTACTATCTTTAATATCGATAACATTTTAATATTCCTCGTAATCGTTTTTAACAGATTCTTATTAATACCTTTTATCCTACTTCCGATTATGAACATATTAATTGCTTATATAAGTATAAAAATTTTCAACATACACTTTACAAAGTACTATGTCGTATGGTCTATGCCGGTGTTTTTTGATGCTTACTTAAAATCCCATTGCATAACGGCTATGATATTACAAATGTTCCTTTTGGCTCTTGACGTTTTTATTTATACGCACTTTATGAAAAAATTTTTCTCATCTCAGTCTATACTCACTCACGCCTCGGCACTAGAACACAACCTCGAAATAGAAACTGAGCTTAGAGCCAAAGAAGATATAAAAGCTTTTCAAGCAAACCAAGAATTAATCGATGCGAATTTTAAAATTAGAGAAGTAATAGATAATCTGAATAAAGAAAAACTATTCATTTATTATCAACCGAAAGTAGATATAAAAAACAATAAAGTAGAAAAATTCGAAGCTTTAATCAGATATAACGACAATGGAAAAATAAAAGGGCCTTACTTTTTGGATATCATCGAAAAAGCGGGGCTTGCTCCCATAATCGATATATGGGTTTGCAAACAGGTTAAAAAAGATATAGAAAAATTCAGAAAACTCGGCTTTTATCCGATTCTTAGCGTAAATCTTCATCCTGACACTCTAAAAAGTACAGATGCTATAAGCAAAATTTTAGATATCTTAAAAGATGAAAATATTATGTTTGAAATAATCGAAAGAAGTTTTGTGGATAAAACGGCCGTAAGAAACATTAACAGACTAAAATCAAGCGGTTTTGGATTATCAATAGACGATTACGGGGTGGGTTACTCATCTCTTGAGACATTAATAAAATATAAAATCGACGAATTAAAACTCGATAAAACTTTAATAGATAAAATAGAGTCTCACAGAGGCTATTTGATTTGTTCTCATACTATTCATTTGTGTAAAGAAATAGGAATAGAAGTGGTAGCCGAAGGTGTAGAAACACAAAAACAATTGGAAATTCTTAAAAATTTAGGCGTCGACTTAATCCAGGGATATATTTTCGCTCCGGCATTACCTCTAAATAAAGCCGTTAAATTCGCAAAAGAGTTCGAAAAACTGCACCTAAAACTAAGCCGGGCTTAA
- the topA gene encoding type I DNA topoisomerase: MGKKLIIVESPAKARTIKNFLGKDYEVVASKGHIRDLPKTSFGIKIEEDQFIPQYRVTKDHQSVAKELKEKAKKADMVYIATDEDREGEAIGFHIAHVIGKKPEELPRIVFHEITKTAIKNALENPRTLDINRVNAQQARRLLDRIVGYKLSPLLNKKIQKGLSAGRVQSAALKLVVDREREIKEFKPQEYWTIEGIFKKVVGNLIKYHGKKLEKFDIKTKDDAQKIVDELKPLEYTVTKIEKKITTSKSPAPFMTSTLQQTASSELGFSPRKTMQIAQKLYEGVKTPVGETGIITYMRTDSLNIAEEAQKAAIEFIKQNVGEEYAEAKTYKSKNQNAQEAHEAIRPVDVRLTPDDLKNYLTKDELKLYTLIYNRFLASQMKDAKFETQNIYLANDKGEFKISGKKLIFDGFYKVYGKPSADTLLPEFSEGERLKPEDIKATQHFTKPPERYTEASLIKKLEALGIGRPSTYAPTITLLQNRNYVEVKDKKLHPTEIAFTVIETLEKHFPDIVDANFTANMEEMLDNIAGGKKDWQEMLREFYNPFMELIKKGEKEIPSQKIAKPTGELCPQCGAPLVIRKGRFGEFIACSAYPKCKYTRPIEEEEEKKVDVKCDKCGAPMVVKRGKRGEFLACSNYPECKNTKPLNPPEVLEDVKCPECGGDIVKRNSRRGEFYGCSNYPECNFISKYRPVNKKCPECGYLMAKRTYRGKEVYECIKCKHREDAES; the protein is encoded by the coding sequence ATGGGTAAAAAACTGATTATTGTCGAGTCTCCGGCAAAAGCGAGAACAATTAAAAATTTTTTGGGTAAAGATTATGAAGTTGTTGCGAGTAAAGGTCATATAAGAGATTTGCCGAAGACTTCGTTCGGGATTAAAATCGAAGAAGATCAATTCATTCCTCAATACAGAGTCACAAAAGACCACCAAAGCGTTGCAAAAGAGCTTAAAGAAAAAGCAAAAAAAGCGGATATGGTTTATATTGCGACGGACGAAGATAGAGAGGGAGAAGCGATAGGATTTCATATCGCTCACGTAATAGGTAAAAAACCCGAAGAGCTTCCGAGAATCGTTTTTCACGAAATTACGAAAACGGCGATTAAAAACGCTCTTGAAAATCCGAGAACTCTTGATATCAACCGCGTAAACGCACAGCAAGCAAGAAGACTTCTTGATAGGATAGTCGGGTATAAACTCTCTCCTTTACTTAATAAAAAAATCCAAAAAGGTCTGAGTGCGGGTAGGGTTCAAAGTGCCGCGCTTAAACTTGTGGTTGATAGAGAAAGAGAAATAAAAGAGTTCAAACCTCAAGAATATTGGACGATAGAGGGTATTTTTAAAAAGGTAGTGGGGAATTTAATCAAATATCACGGAAAAAAACTTGAAAAATTCGACATAAAAACAAAAGATGACGCTCAAAAAATAGTAGATGAGCTAAAACCTCTTGAGTATACCGTTACGAAAATAGAAAAAAAGATTACCACTTCAAAATCACCCGCTCCTTTTATGACTTCTACGTTGCAGCAAACGGCAAGCAGCGAGCTTGGGTTTAGTCCGAGAAAAACGATGCAAATCGCTCAAAAACTTTATGAGGGTGTAAAAACGCCGGTTGGTGAGACGGGTATTATTACTTATATGAGAACGGATAGTTTAAATATCGCCGAAGAAGCTCAAAAAGCGGCGATTGAATTTATTAAGCAAAACGTCGGCGAAGAATATGCGGAAGCTAAAACATACAAATCCAAAAACCAAAATGCCCAAGAAGCTCACGAAGCCATAAGACCTGTGGATGTAAGATTGACTCCAGATGATTTGAAAAACTACCTCACAAAAGACGAACTAAAACTTTATACGCTTATTTATAATAGATTTTTGGCTTCTCAGATGAAAGACGCAAAATTCGAAACGCAAAACATTTACCTTGCAAACGATAAGGGAGAATTTAAAATTTCAGGTAAAAAGCTTATTTTCGACGGATTTTATAAAGTGTACGGAAAACCTAGCGCGGATACGCTGCTGCCTGAATTTAGTGAGGGTGAGAGATTAAAACCTGAAGATATCAAAGCCACTCAGCACTTTACAAAACCGCCTGAGAGATACACTGAAGCGAGTCTTATTAAAAAACTCGAGGCTCTTGGAATCGGTCGTCCTTCTACATACGCACCGACTATTACGCTTTTGCAAAACAGAAATTATGTTGAGGTGAAAGACAAAAAACTTCATCCTACGGAAATCGCATTTACCGTGATAGAAACGCTTGAAAAACATTTTCCCGATATCGTAGATGCCAATTTTACGGCGAATATGGAAGAGATGCTCGATAATATAGCCGGCGGCAAAAAAGATTGGCAGGAGATGTTAAGAGAGTTTTATAATCCTTTTATGGAGCTTATCAAAAAAGGCGAAAAAGAGATTCCTTCTCAAAAAATCGCAAAACCGACAGGTGAGCTTTGTCCGCAGTGCGGCGCTCCACTTGTAATAAGAAAAGGAAGATTCGGAGAGTTTATTGCGTGTAGCGCTTATCCGAAATGTAAATATACAAGACCTATTGAAGAGGAAGAAGAGAAAAAAGTTGATGTTAAGTGTGACAAATGCGGCGCTCCTATGGTTGTAAAAAGAGGTAAAAGGGGCGAATTTTTGGCGTGTAGTAATTATCCGGAATGTAAAAACACAAAACCTCTCAATCCGCCGGAAGTTTTAGAGGATGTGAAATGTCCCGAGTGCGGAGGTGATATCGTCAAAAGAAATTCAAGAAGAGGGGAATTTTACGGATGTAGTAATTATCCGGAGTGTAATTTTATATCCAAATACAGACCCGTAAATAAAAAATGTCCCGAGTGCGGTTATCTTATGGCAAAAAGAACGTATAGAGGAAAAGAAGTTTACGAATGTATAAAATGTAAGCATAGAGAGGATGCGGAGAGTTAA
- a CDS encoding metallophosphoesterase family protein — MKVGIISDTHKKAGRAKKAIDFLMDKNIEFLVHAGDIVKEEILEYMEALPIRYVAVLGNNDLHLYSVVDKYELVTEPFYFKLAGKTWKLMHYPRYMFPLDTDIIVYGHTHDVDITFNGKNLILNPGEVCARDHGFSTCMTLDIEDEKYIVTLYYRKVGEKEWKSKVKEFLIPKGE, encoded by the coding sequence ATGAAAGTCGGAATTATAAGCGATACTCACAAAAAAGCGGGGAGGGCTAAAAAGGCTATAGATTTTTTAATGGATAAAAATATCGAATTCTTAGTGCATGCCGGTGATATCGTAAAAGAGGAGATATTGGAATATATGGAGGCTTTGCCTATCAGATACGTTGCGGTTTTGGGAAATAACGATTTGCATTTATATTCCGTGGTAGATAAATACGAGCTCGTCACCGAGCCTTTTTATTTCAAACTTGCCGGAAAAACCTGGAAACTTATGCATTATCCGAGATATATGTTTCCTCTTGATACGGATATAATAGTTTACGGGCATACTCACGATGTGGATATTACCTTTAACGGAAAAAACTTGATACTAAATCCCGGAGAAGTTTGCGCAAGAGACCACGGATTTTCCACATGTATGACGCTTGATATAGAAGACGAAAAATATATCGTAACGCTTTATTACAGAAAAGTAGGAGAAAAAGAGTGGAAGAGCAAAGTAAAAGAATTTCTCATTCCTAAGGGCGAATGA
- a CDS encoding biotin synthase: MMVYLCAISNIRSGACREDCKFCTQSVKWGADINRYKEKSIETIVKEAKLAKKNRASGFCLVTSGKGLDEKTLEYVCKATKAVLKEVEISIIACNGTADKESLKELKKAGVKIYNHNLETSREYYPKICTTHNWDERFKTCENVKSVGLNLCSGGIFGMGESERDIESLLKSLKELSPEGIPLNFFIENEKLPLKATHSRGMAIEIIKKFRKNFPNSIIMLAGGREVVFGNSWLEGIKAGANSIVIGDYLTTRGERPDKDLEILEKEGIEIANEC; this comes from the coding sequence ATGATGGTATATCTTTGTGCCATATCCAATATTCGCTCGGGTGCCTGCAGGGAAGATTGTAAATTTTGTACTCAAAGCGTAAAATGGGGAGCGGATATTAACAGATACAAAGAAAAAAGTATCGAAACTATCGTAAAAGAGGCGAAATTAGCCAAAAAAAACAGGGCTTCGGGGTTTTGTCTTGTGACAAGCGGCAAAGGGCTTGATGAAAAGACGCTCGAATACGTATGTAAAGCTACAAAAGCGGTTTTAAAAGAGGTAGAAATTTCAATAATCGCGTGTAACGGAACGGCTGATAAAGAGTCTTTAAAAGAGCTAAAAAAAGCAGGAGTGAAAATTTATAACCATAATCTTGAGACTAGTCGGGAGTATTATCCTAAAATCTGTACGACTCATAATTGGGATGAGAGATTTAAAACCTGCGAAAACGTAAAAAGCGTAGGGCTGAATCTTTGTAGCGGCGGAATTTTCGGTATGGGAGAGAGTGAAAGAGATATCGAATCTTTATTAAAATCACTAAAAGAGTTAAGTCCCGAGGGAATTCCGCTTAATTTTTTTATAGAAAACGAAAAGCTGCCTTTAAAAGCCACTCATTCAAGAGGTATGGCAATTGAAATAATTAAAAAATTTAGAAAAAATTTTCCAAATTCGATTATAATGCTTGCAGGCGGAAGAGAAGTGGTGTTTGGTAATTCGTGGCTTGAGGGGATAAAAGCCGGGGCGAATTCAATAGTAATAGGGGATTATCTCACTACAAGAGGAGAGAGGCCGGATAAAGACCTCGAAATTTTAGAAAAAGAAGGAATAGAAATAGCAAATGAGTGCTGA
- a CDS encoding cation:proton antiporter, whose protein sequence is MSAEIILIITLSVILLISPFISNALKLPISMVEIALGMIAGSIGLLHENEMFKILAEVGFLYLMLLAGMEVNLKDLLKLPKSFVIKAVIVLGLLYILSAIVIAIFKFSFIFLAIFPLISIGLMLSIQQEIGKTEWLDNAIKIGVIGELLSILVLTIISGYFEFGVSKELLINIGILFGFLVLLGVVFMAFRTIFWWFPRLKHSIMPIADKYHQDVRIAISLFFIMIAVMLVLHLDVVLGAFVVGVFLTTFFDHNHHLEHKLAPFGFGFLITIFFVHVGSSIKFSDISLKLLGDALWITFLMIILRIIASIVFVKEYGIKTTILFGLSLSMPLTLLIATATLAYNNHMLDSYWYTVFVTTAVLEVIVVMLGVKFINKLKFQKKDS, encoded by the coding sequence ATGAGTGCTGAAATAATTTTGATAATAACTTTATCGGTGATACTTTTAATTTCTCCGTTTATCAGTAACGCTTTGAAGTTGCCTATTTCCATGGTGGAAATAGCGCTTGGTATGATTGCCGGAAGTATCGGTCTTTTGCACGAAAACGAGATGTTTAAGATTTTGGCGGAAGTAGGGTTTTTGTATTTGATGCTTTTGGCCGGGATGGAAGTGAATCTAAAAGATTTGCTAAAGCTTCCTAAGAGTTTTGTTATAAAAGCCGTTATAGTTTTGGGACTTTTGTATATTTTAAGCGCAATTGTGATAGCGATTTTTAAATTTTCTTTTATATTTTTGGCGATTTTTCCTCTTATTTCAATCGGGCTTATGCTTTCTATTCAGCAAGAAATCGGAAAAACCGAGTGGCTTGACAATGCAATAAAAATCGGGGTTATCGGTGAGCTTTTATCAATTTTGGTATTAACTATAATAAGCGGATATTTTGAATTCGGAGTTAGTAAAGAGTTATTGATAAATATCGGGATTTTATTTGGTTTTTTAGTGCTTTTAGGTGTGGTTTTTATGGCGTTTAGGACTATTTTTTGGTGGTTTCCGAGACTAAAGCATTCGATTATGCCTATTGCGGATAAATATCATCAAGACGTCAGAATCGCAATCAGTCTCTTTTTCATAATGATAGCCGTGATGTTGGTACTTCATTTGGATGTGGTACTCGGGGCGTTTGTTGTCGGTGTGTTTTTGACGACGTTTTTTGATCACAATCACCATTTGGAACATAAGCTGGCGCCTTTTGGGTTCGGGTTTTTGATTACTATTTTCTTCGTGCATGTCGGAAGCAGTATAAAATTTTCGGATATTTCGCTGAAACTTTTGGGTGACGCTCTTTGGATTACGTTTTTGATGATAATTTTAAGAATCATAGCTTCTATTGTTTTCGTTAAAGAGTATGGAATTAAAACCACGATACTTTTCGGGCTTTCTTTGTCGATGCCTCTTACTTTATTGATTGCGACGGCAACTTTGGCATATAACAATCATATGCTCGATAGTTATTGGTATACCGTATTCGTAACGACAGCGGTACTTGAGGTTATCGTCGTAATGCTTGGAGTTAAGTTTATAAATAAGTTAAAATTTCAAAAAAAGGATAGTTAA
- the gltX gene encoding glutamate--tRNA ligase: MVVTRFAPSPTGYLHIGGLRTALFNWLWAKKNNGKFRLRIEDTDQKRNKQEAVDAILKAFNWVGMHWDDEVVFQSERFDIYKKYVQELLDKGLAYKCYLTPEELELIRNAKMKGEEPPIDIRKYRDFKGELDKPFVVRFKTPLEGTLCFEDGVKGKQCVEAKEIEDFVIARSDGTPTYNFVAAIDDHEMGMTHIIRGDDHLRNTFKQMLIYEAFGWDMPKYYHVPMIHNEKGAKMSKRDGAVDVMEYKREGYLPEALLNFLVRLGWSHGDQEIFSVEEMINLFDPKDINKAPSRFNKEKLDWLNAHYIKNSPNERLEKLLRDDFGVDIVNHDKKEILIDELKERVKTLKEMALEIEKILTPPSEYNEKAVKKFLKDEVLSNLREFLVFLNAKDPKLPPEWHDVMDEFLKLKGIKPKFLMPPLRIAMVGDTKGIDLAALLSVLGKEEVKKRISSLLAKFEVF; this comes from the coding sequence ATGGTAGTTACGCGTTTTGCACCGAGTCCGACCGGATATTTACACATCGGAGGGCTTAGAACGGCTCTTTTTAACTGGTTGTGGGCTAAGAAAAACAACGGAAAATTTAGACTCAGAATCGAAGATACCGACCAAAAAAGAAACAAACAAGAAGCGGTTGATGCCATACTTAAAGCTTTTAATTGGGTAGGGATGCATTGGGATGATGAGGTCGTATTCCAAAGCGAGAGATTTGATATTTACAAAAAATACGTTCAAGAGTTACTTGATAAAGGGCTTGCTTATAAGTGTTATTTGACTCCTGAAGAGCTTGAATTAATCAGAAACGCAAAAATGAAAGGCGAAGAGCCTCCTATCGATATCAGAAAATATAGAGATTTTAAAGGAGAGCTTGATAAACCGTTTGTGGTTAGGTTTAAAACTCCGCTTGAGGGGACTTTGTGTTTTGAAGACGGAGTAAAAGGCAAACAATGCGTAGAAGCAAAAGAGATTGAGGATTTCGTAATTGCAAGAAGCGACGGTACTCCTACTTATAATTTCGTTGCCGCGATAGACGACCATGAAATGGGAATGACGCATATCATAAGAGGAGACGACCACCTCAGAAATACATTTAAACAGATGTTGATTTATGAAGCGTTCGGGTGGGATATGCCGAAATACTACCACGTTCCTATGATTCACAACGAAAAAGGCGCAAAAATGAGTAAGCGTGACGGCGCCGTGGATGTTATGGAATATAAGCGTGAAGGATACCTGCCTGAAGCTCTTTTGAACTTCTTAGTACGTCTTGGGTGGAGTCACGGAGACCAAGAGATTTTCAGCGTAGAAGAGATGATAAACCTATTCGACCCGAAAGACATCAATAAAGCACCGAGTCGCTTTAACAAAGAAAAACTTGATTGGCTAAATGCACACTATATTAAAAATTCACCTAACGAAAGACTTGAAAAACTTTTAAGGGATGATTTCGGTGTTGATATTGTAAATCACGACAAAAAAGAAATATTAATCGACGAGCTTAAAGAGAGGGTGAAAACTCTAAAAGAGATGGCTTTAGAGATTGAAAAAATATTGACTCCTCCGAGTGAATACAACGAAAAAGCGGTTAAAAAATTCCTAAAAGACGAAGTGTTGAGTAACTTAAGAGAATTTTTGGTCTTTTTAAACGCCAAAGACCCGAAATTGCCTCCTGAATGGCATGACGTTATGGATGAATTTTTAAAACTAAAAGGTATTAAGCCTAAATTCCTTATGCCGCCTCTACGAATCGCAATGGTAGGAGACACAAAAGGTATTGATCTTGCGGCACTTTTAAGCGTGCTCGGAAAAGAAGAAGTCAAAAAAAGAATCTCCTCACTACTTGCTAAATTCGAGGTTTTTTAA
- a CDS encoding metallophosphoesterase family protein, protein MKIIADTHFGHSNILLYEPLRIQKARMEGYEDFERFLIDRLNEYISKEDEVLHLGDVAFKDAYKTASKLNGKITLIKGNHDKQKHLEYYKSIGWRVIEDIEIQTDFDKEILNYLQYKYDKKTLSRTACLIKKIDSETILFSHYPVFNDNPYDEKYKNISKLLEEIFYLCGCDLNVHGHTHSYMVNDKRCINACLEVNDFKPFILKEKEV, encoded by the coding sequence ATGAAAATAATAGCCGATACGCATTTCGGACATTCAAATATTCTGTTGTACGAGCCTCTTCGCATTCAAAAAGCGAGAATGGAAGGATATGAGGATTTTGAGAGGTTTTTAATAGACAGATTAAACGAATATATTTCAAAAGAAGACGAAGTATTGCATTTAGGAGACGTAGCTTTTAAAGACGCATATAAAACCGCTTCTAAACTAAACGGAAAAATAACGCTCATAAAAGGCAACCACGACAAACAAAAACATCTTGAATATTATAAATCGATAGGCTGGAGAGTAATAGAAGATATAGAAATTCAAACCGATTTTGACAAAGAAATTTTAAATTACCTACAATACAAATACGACAAAAAAACGCTCTCAAGAACCGCATGTCTTATAAAAAAGATAGATTCAGAAACTATTCTTTTCTCACATTATCCCGTATTTAACGACAATCCGTATGATGAAAAATATAAAAATATCTCAAAATTGCTTGAAGAAATCTTTTATCTGTGCGGCTGCGACCTCAACGTCCACGGTCACACTCATTCGTATATGGTAAATGACAAAAGATGCATAAACGCATGCCTTGAAGTAAATGATTTTAAACCGTTTATTTTAAAAGAAAAAGAGGTTTAA